One region of Bacillus pumilus genomic DNA includes:
- the rimI gene encoding ribosomal protein S18-alanine N-acetyltransferase, producing MTVADIPEVYTIEVHSFTAPWKKESFVYEILHNQYSHYFLIEEDEQPVGYCGVWIVMDDAQITNIAILPEHRGKGYGEALLRYVMEFCKEKKTDHLSLEVRVSNTPAQSLYEKLGFRPASIRKNYYTDNGEDALVMWVNINE from the coding sequence ATGACGGTAGCGGACATTCCAGAGGTGTATACGATTGAAGTGCATTCGTTTACTGCACCTTGGAAAAAAGAATCATTTGTCTATGAGATTCTCCATAACCAGTATAGCCATTATTTCCTCATTGAAGAAGATGAGCAGCCTGTTGGCTATTGCGGGGTCTGGATCGTCATGGACGATGCACAAATTACGAACATTGCGATTCTCCCTGAGCATAGAGGAAAGGGTTACGGGGAAGCATTGCTGCGATATGTCATGGAATTTTGTAAAGAAAAAAAGACAGATCATCTTTCTTTAGAGGTGCGGGTTTCGAATACACCTGCACAATCCCTTTATGAAAAGCTTGGTTTCAGACCAGCTTCTATTCGAAAGAATTATTATACGGATAATGGGGAAGATGCATTGGTCATGTGGGTGAATATAAATGAGTGA